The following are from one region of the Capsicum annuum cultivar UCD-10X-F1 chromosome 1, UCD10Xv1.1, whole genome shotgun sequence genome:
- the LOC107868304 gene encoding pectinesterase inhibitor 10, with translation MALSHPMIIFSLFLTFVVLSVAQSPMMAPTMPPSTMSMPPSTMSMPPTTPTTTTPPPMSTMSPPPTAMSSPPMSIMAPSMSPMGPSMSPMDSSPPAPAAPGMAPMGGMVPGPAPGPMDGGAMAPPPPSRGFVHGSSMVMVAILGSVALLF, from the coding sequence ATGGCTCTCTCACATCCCATgataattttctctctttttcttacaTTTGTAGTCCTTTCTGTTGCTCAATCCCCCATGATGGCCCCCACAATGCCACCATCCACCATGTCAATGCCACCATCCACCATGTCAATGCCACCTACTACTCCCACCACCACTACTCCTCCACCAATGTCTACCATGTCACCGCCACCAACCGCCATGTCATCTCCTCCAATGAGCATAATGGCACCATCCATGAGTCCAATGGGCCCATCCATGAGCCCAATGGACTCATCACCACCAGCCCCTGCAGCCCCTGGTATGGCACCCATGGGGGGTATGGTACCAGGGCCTGCACCAGGACCTATGGATGGTGGGGCAATGGCTCCTCCACCTCCATCTCGTGGATTTGTTCATGGAAGTAGCATGGTCATGGTAGCAATTCTTGGGAGTGTAGCACTTCTATTCTAA